In a single window of the Anaerolineales bacterium genome:
- a CDS encoding extracellular solute-binding protein, translating to MAYARRLWAAAMLAAFSLSSCRPATAAAPAPTHPPATPPQASPTAEQLQAPGDSLSGRVVVWMDWPPAETHWLSGLLSQFGERHQGVQVSLRYIPRAEFHAKLLSQALLADGPTILLGPSAWATELYDAGMTQEVTERISPELRASLTPIAWSQAEDGEQMLGVPIELQGMVLYRNPAILPEAAPNLEEMEQRSAALSSRRGLVLDLGMRTSMPFMSACGGTLMLVNSGIQVDEAVGTCWLKLLQRMAGMGTIGSEPDADLQAFLAGDTAWLVDSVEYLPRIEQALGQTPVIDDWPVYGETGKPLSGYTWALNAYLRSGLGVEDAEASWAFIQFLLSPEAQLDYSRIAGAAHLPVLAEAWELSEEMAQAREILTNNTPYPLARGLAEFTTPLERAARLVARQSGEPVSAWRRAMETLRVQPTASSP from the coding sequence ATGGCCTATGCACGACGGCTGTGGGCCGCAGCGATGTTGGCCGCGTTCTCACTCAGCAGCTGCCGCCCCGCAACGGCTGCAGCCCCTGCGCCCACCCATCCGCCGGCAACCCCGCCTCAGGCATCACCGACGGCCGAACAGCTGCAGGCGCCTGGCGACTCGCTCAGCGGGAGGGTGGTCGTATGGATGGATTGGCCGCCGGCCGAAACCCACTGGCTGAGTGGGCTGCTGTCCCAGTTCGGCGAGCGGCACCAGGGCGTGCAAGTTTCCCTGCGCTATATCCCGAGGGCGGAGTTCCATGCCAAGTTGCTGTCCCAGGCCCTGCTGGCCGATGGACCCACGATCCTTCTCGGACCTTCGGCCTGGGCGACGGAGCTCTACGACGCCGGGATGACGCAAGAGGTGACCGAGCGCATCTCGCCGGAGCTCCGGGCGTCGCTCACCCCGATAGCCTGGTCGCAGGCCGAGGATGGTGAGCAGATGCTCGGCGTCCCGATTGAGCTGCAGGGGATGGTGCTCTACCGCAATCCAGCGATCCTCCCGGAGGCGGCACCGAACCTCGAGGAGATGGAGCAGCGCTCGGCAGCCCTCTCCAGCCGGCGCGGCCTGGTCCTCGACCTGGGCATGCGGACGTCGATGCCCTTCATGTCGGCCTGCGGCGGAACGCTGATGCTGGTCAACTCCGGGATCCAGGTCGATGAGGCTGTTGGGACCTGCTGGCTCAAGCTGCTCCAGCGGATGGCGGGGATGGGAACCATCGGGTCGGAACCGGATGCCGACCTGCAGGCCTTCTTGGCGGGCGATACTGCCTGGCTGGTGGACTCGGTGGAGTACCTGCCGCGCATCGAACAGGCGTTGGGTCAAACGCCTGTGATCGATGATTGGCCGGTGTACGGCGAGACCGGCAAGCCGCTCTCCGGTTACACCTGGGCCCTGAACGCGTACTTGCGCTCCGGATTGGGCGTGGAGGATGCGGAAGCATCCTGGGCGTTCATCCAGTTCCTGCTCTCCCCCGAAGCCCAGCTGGACTACAGCCGCATCGCGGGCGCGGCCCACCTGCCGGTGCTGGCCGAAGCCTGGGAGTTGTCGGAGGAGATGGCACAGGCTCGTGAGATCCTGACCAACAACACCCCATACCCCCTGGCACGCGGCCTGGCGGAATTCACAACCCCGCTCGAGCGGGCGGCACGGCTGGTGGCTCGCCAATCCGGTGAGCCGGTTTCTGCCTGGCGGCGGGCGATGGAGACGCTCCGGGTGCAGCCGACAGCCTCATCTCCCTAG
- a CDS encoding CBS domain-containing protein — MHVILTHEQADFDALAGLYAASRLQLGALAVLPRRVNRNVRAFLTLYGDQLPFIEADDLPRAPIESVLLVDTQALPSLRGMGKATKVQIVDHHPLDPAVDPEWPRSIEGVGATTTLLVESLQDSDSTLELVGATLLLLGIYEDTGSLSYAATTPRDVRAAAWLLESGASLRVADDFLHHPLSTEQRRLYERLLANARTSYLHGLAIVVACAEAEGLVDEISTLAHKLRDLFDPAGLFVIVALNGSVQLVARATTDLLDVGRVAAHFGGGGHSRAAAAIIRGKTAEQVCQEILSLLPDFVQPALTVGEIMSRDPQLLAPEVTVRQAAERMRRFGHEGYPIVEGGKVVGLLTRRAVDRAAAHDMSGRPVREVMEAGELVVHPQDSVQHLQRVMIEHNWGQVPVADSSSGEIVGIVTRTDILRTLAAEPGEPPAAKLLRKLEQALPASRLALLELVAQQAEEQGTALYIVGGFVRDLLLGLEPVDFDLVVEGDAIALARALSSRFGGKVSSHTRFGTAKWAIDSDDARLRRAIFAGVGADADVPAGLDLVAARTEFYTHPTALPSVQRGSIKLDLHRRDFTINTLALRLDGPHRGQLLDPWGGGRDLQSQLIRVLHSISFIDDPTRILRAVRLEQRLGFAIEARTMELLQQALGLIPRVSGERLRAELESVFPEPTAGAALGRMAALGVLQAIDPGLGWDERLDHGLNDARSFDAPRSWQLDDGPSLEALVYGLWLFRQEEKAVQRACSRLHFPAAMAEVALQANRLGRTGAAWSGNERPSQLVENLEQVPEASLIVAWLAMRGTTLAAAIERYLSQWRRLRPDTDGLRLKSLGLRPGPAYRRILNRLRAARLDGEAASPEDEERILQQLLVEEAGHAG; from the coding sequence ATGCACGTTATCTTGACTCACGAACAAGCCGATTTCGACGCCCTGGCTGGGTTGTATGCCGCCAGCCGGCTTCAACTGGGTGCGCTGGCCGTGCTGCCAAGGCGCGTGAACAGGAACGTTCGTGCCTTCCTCACTCTGTATGGAGACCAGCTGCCGTTCATCGAGGCCGACGACTTGCCCCGCGCGCCCATCGAATCCGTGCTGCTCGTAGACACACAGGCCTTGCCCTCGCTGCGGGGCATGGGCAAAGCGACGAAGGTCCAGATCGTCGACCACCACCCGCTGGACCCGGCCGTCGACCCGGAATGGCCGCGATCCATCGAAGGCGTGGGGGCGACGACGACGCTGCTGGTTGAAAGCCTCCAGGACAGCGACAGCACGTTGGAGCTGGTTGGTGCCACACTGCTGCTGCTCGGCATCTATGAGGATACTGGATCGCTGAGCTACGCTGCGACGACGCCGCGCGACGTACGCGCCGCTGCCTGGCTGCTGGAAAGCGGCGCAAGCCTGCGGGTGGCAGACGACTTCCTCCACCACCCGCTCTCAACAGAGCAGCGGCGCCTGTACGAGCGGCTGTTGGCCAATGCCCGCACCTCGTACCTGCACGGTCTGGCGATCGTGGTCGCCTGCGCCGAGGCGGAGGGTCTGGTGGATGAGATCTCGACCCTCGCCCACAAGCTGCGTGATCTGTTCGACCCGGCTGGCTTGTTCGTCATCGTCGCCTTGAACGGGAGCGTGCAGCTGGTGGCGCGGGCGACGACCGATCTGTTGGACGTCGGGCGCGTCGCCGCTCATTTCGGAGGGGGCGGACACAGCAGGGCGGCAGCCGCTATCATCCGCGGCAAGACCGCGGAGCAGGTGTGCCAGGAAATCTTGTCCCTGCTGCCCGACTTCGTTCAGCCGGCTCTCACCGTTGGGGAGATCATGTCGCGGGATCCGCAGCTGTTGGCGCCGGAGGTGACGGTCAGGCAAGCCGCCGAGCGCATGCGGCGCTTTGGCCATGAGGGATACCCGATCGTCGAGGGCGGCAAGGTAGTGGGGTTGCTCACCCGCCGGGCGGTGGACCGGGCGGCGGCCCACGACATGTCCGGCCGACCCGTGCGCGAAGTCATGGAAGCCGGCGAGCTCGTGGTTCATCCCCAAGATTCGGTCCAGCATCTTCAGCGGGTGATGATCGAGCACAACTGGGGTCAGGTGCCAGTCGCCGATAGCAGCAGCGGGGAGATTGTCGGCATCGTCACCCGGACGGACATCCTGCGCACGCTGGCGGCTGAGCCCGGCGAGCCGCCGGCCGCCAAGCTGCTCCGCAAACTGGAGCAGGCGCTGCCTGCCTCACGCCTGGCGCTGCTGGAATTGGTTGCCCAGCAGGCGGAGGAGCAGGGGACGGCCTTGTACATCGTTGGCGGATTCGTGCGCGACCTACTCCTCGGATTGGAGCCGGTGGACTTCGATCTGGTCGTCGAAGGGGATGCCATCGCCCTTGCCCGCGCCCTTTCGTCTCGCTTTGGCGGCAAAGTGAGCAGCCACACGCGCTTCGGCACCGCCAAGTGGGCGATTGATTCTGACGACGCCCGCCTACGGCGGGCGATCTTCGCCGGGGTGGGGGCAGACGCCGATGTTCCGGCAGGCCTGGATCTGGTGGCCGCCCGGACGGAGTTCTACACTCATCCAACGGCGCTGCCTTCGGTACAGCGCGGCTCAATCAAGCTCGACCTGCACCGACGGGACTTCACCATCAACACCCTCGCCCTGCGTCTCGATGGTCCCCACCGCGGCCAGCTCCTCGATCCGTGGGGTGGGGGTCGGGACCTGCAAAGCCAACTGATCCGGGTGCTGCATTCGATCAGCTTCATTGATGACCCCACGCGTATCCTCCGGGCGGTTCGGCTGGAGCAGCGCCTCGGGTTTGCGATCGAGGCCCGGACCATGGAACTGCTCCAGCAAGCGTTGGGGTTGATCCCACGCGTAAGCGGCGAGCGCCTGCGGGCAGAGCTGGAGAGCGTGTTCCCCGAGCCGACCGCAGGTGCCGCCCTGGGACGGATGGCCGCCCTAGGTGTGCTGCAGGCCATTGATCCAGGCCTGGGGTGGGATGAGCGGCTGGACCACGGGCTCAACGACGCCCGCTCCTTCGACGCACCGAGATCCTGGCAGCTGGACGACGGTCCCAGCCTCGAGGCTCTGGTGTACGGGTTGTGGCTGTTCCGCCAGGAGGAGAAGGCGGTGCAGCGGGCGTGCAGCCGGCTTCACTTTCCAGCGGCGATGGCGGAGGTGGCCCTGCAGGCCAACCGTCTGGGTCGAACCGGGGCTGCCTGGTCAGGAAACGAGCGCCCGAGTCAGCTCGTCGAGAACCTGGAGCAGGTACCCGAGGCCTCGCTGATCGTGGCCTGGCTGGCGATGCGCGGCACGACGTTGGCCGCAGCCATCGAGCGCTACTTGAGCCAGTGGCGACGGCTGCGGCCCGACACGGATGGTCTAAGGTTGAAGAGCCTGGGATTGCGGCCCGGCCCGGCCTATCGGCGAATCCTGAACCGGCTGCGCGCGGCGCGGCTCGACGGCGAGGCCGCTTCGCCCGAAGACGAGGAACGGATCTTGCAGCAGCTGCTAGTGGAGGAGGCCGGCCATGCAGGCTGA